The DNA window ATGAGAAGAGAAGGGAGTTTAAGTTTAACCGCATTTGATATATATCTTTTAATGTCTGACAGATTTAGGCTTTCTAAGAAAAATGGCTGGATAGATGAAGAGGGAGATACTTATATAATGTATTCTTACGAAGAATTATGTGAAGAATTAAATTTAAAAAGAAGAAACTCTATATCTGAGGCTATTAAAGAATTAGAAAAATTAAATCTTATAGAAAAAAAGAGAAGATATAATAGAAGCAATGTTTATTATTTGGTAGACATATCTGATAGTAACAATAATGTTACTTCTAATAGTAACATAAATGTATACGCTAATAATAACTACAATAATAATAACTACATGAGTAATAACTACATGAATAACAACAACAAGGAAAATGTTGCTGGAATTATAAGACAAGAAATAAAATTTTTAATAAAAAATAGGAAGATAAAAATTGAAAATATAATTAAATATTCTAATGACTTGGAAAGAATAAAACAGGTTTTTGAATATGCTGATAAAAATAAAAAAGGTGATGGTTGGATTATAGCTTGTCTTAGAGATAATTATTCCCTCAATCAAGAAGAGAAGCAGGAAAAAGAAAAAGACTACTCAAAAACTATGGATGAAATCCTGAGAGGAGGATAAATTGAGTATTCAAAAAATAGAAGAAATAGCTAAAAATACAGATGTTAAAGAATTTATAGAGAATATACCAGGAGAAAATAAAGATCCAAAGGTTCTAGCTAAATGTGAAAAATGTGGAGAACCAACTTTATTAGAATTTTCAGAAGGTAGAACTAGATTTAATGAATGTTCTTGTCAAAAAGAAGCAAGAATAAAAGCTAAAATTGAGAAGTTTAAAGAATTATCAATAACTAGCAGAAATTCTGGGAAAGATAACTTTAAAAATGCAATTTTAGGAAATAATAAGGCAGAAAATGAACTATATAGAAAAATTAAAAATTATGTCAAAGGTTTTGACAAGGTACTTGAAATAAATGATGGATTATTGTTTAGAGGAGGTTGTGGCACTGGAAAAACATTTTTAGCAAATTGTATATGTAATTATTTAACTGAGCATGGTTATACAGTGTTAAGTTTTAACTTAGCTGGATATTTAAGAGCCATAAAAGATAATTTTCAAATTGAAACTCAATTATTAGAAGCAGTAAAAGAGACTGATATGCTTTTCATTGATGATTTAGGTTCAGAAAAAATATCTGATGATTGGGGAAAAGAAAAGATAAATAGCTTAATTGATGTTAGATATAATGCAGAAAAACCAATGATAATAACTACAAATTTAAGTGCTGAAGAAATGATTGAATTTTTGAAATTTAAAGGAATTAATAAGATTTCTGATAGGCTTAATGAAATGTTAAAAGAGTTTAAATTTACTTGGCAAACAAAAAGAAAGCCAAAGAGTAAATCATTTTGGGAAATATAAAAATTAAAATAATCGTTTAGAGGTTGTTTTTAAGAGTTTTAAAATCAAAGATGATAATTATACCATTGAGGTAGTTAAAATAATTTTTATGACTATGCGGCTAACTCAAAATTTATTTTAAAACTTCTTTATAACCTCAAAAATGAGTTAAAGAAAAATTAAGGAGAAAAATTTATGATTTTTATAAGTGGGAATACTCCAAGTTCTAAGAATAGCAAGCAGTTTGTAACTTTAAAGAATGGTAAAAAGTTGCTTTTAAATTCTAAAATCGTAAGAAAATATATAGATAAATCAGAAATGGATTGGAGATTTAATAAAACAGAGTTTTTTAAAATGCTAAAAGGCAAGAACAAACCTTATAAAATAGAACTTTATTTTATTAGAGACAGTAAAAGAAAATTTGATTATATAAATGCTGCACAGATAGTTTTTGACTTGATGCAGCATTATGGATACATAGAAGATGATGATAGTATAAATGTGATACCAATTTTCAAAGGTTTTGAAGTTGATAAGGCTAGAGCAG is part of the Fusobacterium nucleatum genome and encodes:
- a CDS encoding replication initiator protein A, with the translated sequence MEQSNNKNKENFFQIPKVLFKMRREGSLSLTAFDIYLLMSDRFRLSKKNGWIDEEGDTYIMYSYEELCEELNLKRRNSISEAIKELEKLNLIEKKRRYNRSNVYYLVDISDSNNNVTSNSNINVYANNNYNNNNYMSNNYMNNNNKENVAGIIRQEIKFLIKNRKIKIENIIKYSNDLERIKQVFEYADKNKKGDGWIIACLRDNYSLNQEEKQEKEKDYSKTMDEILRGG
- a CDS encoding ATP-binding protein yields the protein MSIQKIEEIAKNTDVKEFIENIPGENKDPKVLAKCEKCGEPTLLEFSEGRTRFNECSCQKEARIKAKIEKFKELSITSRNSGKDNFKNAILGNNKAENELYRKIKNYVKGFDKVLEINDGLLFRGGCGTGKTFLANCICNYLTEHGYTVLSFNLAGYLRAIKDNFQIETQLLEAVKETDMLFIDDLGSEKISDDWGKEKINSLIDVRYNAEKPMIITTNLSAEEMIEFLKFKGINKISDRLNEMLKEFKFTWQTKRKPKSKSFWEI